In Morococcus cerebrosus, a single genomic region encodes these proteins:
- the rpoB gene encoding DNA-directed RNA polymerase subunit beta — protein MNYSFTEKKRIRKSFAKRENVLDVPFLLATQIDSYAKFLQLENAFDQRTDDGLQAAFNSIFPIVSHNGYARLEFVHYTLGEPLFDIPECQLRGITYAAPLRARIRLVILDKEASKPTVKEVRENEVYMGEIPLMTPSGSFVINGTERVIVSQLHRSPGVFFEHDRGKTHSSGKLLFSARIIPYRGSWLDFEFDPKDLLYFRIDRRRKMPVTILLKALGYNNEQILDIFYDKETFYLSENGVQTDLVVGRLKGETAKVDILDKEGNVLVAKGKRITAKNIRDISNAGLTRLDVEPESLIGKALAADLIDPETGEVLAVANDEITEELLAKFDIHGVKQLTTLYINELDQGGYISNTLRTDETADQQAARVAIYRMMRPGEPPTEEAVEQLFNRLFFSEDSYDLSRVGRMKFNTRTYEQKLSEVQQQSWYGRLLNETFAGAAEKGGYVLSVEDIVASIATLVELRNGHGEVDDIDHLGNRRVRSVGELTENQFRSGLARVERAVKERLNQAESENLMPHDLINAKPVSAAIKEFFGSSQLSQFMDQTNPLSEVTHKRRVSALGPGGLTRERAGFEVRDVHPTHYGRVCPIETPEGPNIGLINSLSVYARTNDYGFLETPYRRVIDGKVTEEIDYLSAIEEGRYVIAQANADLDKDGNLIGDLVTCREKGETIMATPDRVQYMDVATGQVVSVAASLIPFLEHDDANRALMGANMQRQAVPCLRPEKPMVGTGIERSVAVDSATAIVARRGGVVEYVDANRVVIRVHDDEATAGEVGVDIYNLVKFTRSNQSTNINQRPAVKAGDVLQRGDLIADGASTDLGELALGQNMTIAFMPWNGYNYEDSILISEKVAADDRYTSIHIEELNVVARDTKLGAEDITRDIPNLSERMQNRLDESGIVYIGAEVEAGDVLVGKVTPKGETQLTPEEKLLRAIFGEKASDVKDTSLRMPTGMSGTVIDVQVFTREGIQRDKRAQSIIDSELKRYRQDLGDQLRIFDNDAFDRIERMIVGQKANGGPMKLAKGSEITTEYLAGLPSKHDWFDIRLADEDLAKQLELIKLSLQQKREEADELYEIKKKKLTQGDELQPGVQKMVKVFIAIKRRLQAGDKMAGRHGNKGVVSRILPVEDMPYMADGRPVDIVLNPLGVPSRMNIGQILEVHLGWAAKGIGERIDRMLKEQRKASELREFLNKLYNGSGKKEDLDALTDEEIIELASNLRKGASFASPVFDGAKESEIREMLNLAYPSDDPEVEKLGFNDSKTQITLYDGRSGEPFDRKVTVGVMHYLKLHHLVDEKMHARSTGPYSLVTQQPLGGKAQFGGQRFGEMEVWALEAYGAAYTLQEMLTVKSDDVTGRTKMYENIVKGEHKIDAGMPESFNVLVKEIRSLGLDIDLERY, from the coding sequence ATGAACTATTCGTTTACCGAGAAAAAACGTATCCGTAAGAGTTTTGCAAAACGAGAGAACGTATTGGACGTTCCCTTTTTGTTGGCAACACAAATTGATTCTTATGCGAAATTTCTGCAATTAGAAAATGCTTTTGATCAGCGCACTGACGATGGTCTGCAGGCAGCATTTAATTCTATTTTCCCTATTGTAAGCCACAATGGTTATGCGCGTCTGGAGTTTGTGCATTACACGTTGGGTGAGCCTTTGTTCGATATTCCTGAATGTCAATTGCGCGGAATCACTTATGCAGCCCCTTTGCGCGCGCGTATCCGACTGGTTATTTTAGACAAGGAAGCGTCTAAACCGACAGTCAAAGAAGTTCGTGAAAATGAAGTGTACATGGGCGAAATCCCATTGATGACTCCAAGTGGTTCGTTTGTCATTAACGGTACCGAACGTGTAATTGTTTCTCAGTTGCACCGTTCTCCCGGTGTGTTTTTTGAGCATGACCGCGGCAAGACCCATTCCTCCGGTAAATTGTTGTTCTCTGCTCGAATCATTCCTTACCGTGGTTCATGGTTGGATTTCGAATTTGACCCGAAAGATTTGTTGTATTTCCGTATCGACCGTCGCCGTAAGATGCCGGTTACGATTTTGTTGAAGGCTTTGGGCTACAACAATGAGCAGATCTTGGATATTTTCTACGATAAAGAAACGTTCTATCTGTCTGAAAATGGTGTTCAAACCGATTTGGTTGTAGGTCGTCTGAAAGGTGAAACTGCCAAAGTTGATATCTTGGATAAAGAAGGCAACGTATTGGTTGCTAAAGGTAAACGCATTACCGCAAAAAATATCCGTGATATTAGCAATGCGGGATTAACCCGTTTGGATGTGGAGCCGGAAAGCCTGATTGGCAAAGCTTTGGCCGCGGATTTGATTGACCCTGAAACGGGTGAAGTATTGGCTGTAGCCAACGATGAAATCACTGAAGAATTATTGGCAAAATTTGATATTCATGGTGTAAAACAACTTACTACGCTTTACATTAATGAATTGGATCAAGGTGGCTATATTTCCAATACTCTTCGTACTGATGAGACTGCTGATCAGCAAGCTGCACGTGTTGCGATTTACCGCATGATGCGCCCGGGCGAACCGCCTACCGAAGAGGCTGTCGAGCAATTGTTTAACCGCTTGTTCTTTAGCGAAGACAGCTACGATTTGTCTCGCGTAGGCCGTATGAAATTCAATACGCGGACTTATGAACAAAAATTGTCTGAAGTACAACAGCAGTCTTGGTATGGCCGTTTGTTGAATGAAACTTTCGCAGGTGCTGCCGAAAAAGGCGGTTATGTTCTGAGCGTCGAAGATATTGTCGCCTCAATTGCTACTTTGGTTGAATTGCGTAACGGTCATGGCGAAGTAGACGATATTGACCACTTGGGTAACCGTCGCGTGCGTTCGGTAGGTGAGTTAACTGAAAACCAATTCCGCAGCGGTTTGGCTCGTGTGGAACGTGCCGTAAAAGAACGCCTGAATCAAGCGGAATCAGAAAACTTAATGCCGCATGATTTGATTAATGCGAAACCTGTTTCTGCTGCCATCAAAGAATTCTTCGGCTCAAGCCAGTTGAGTCAGTTTATGGACCAGACCAATCCCTTGTCTGAAGTAACCCATAAACGCCGTGTATCTGCGTTAGGCCCGGGTGGTTTGACCCGTGAACGTGCCGGTTTCGAGGTGCGAGACGTGCATCCGACCCACTATGGCCGCGTATGTCCGATTGAAACACCTGAAGGTCCGAACATCGGCTTGATTAACTCATTGTCCGTTTATGCGCGTACCAATGATTATGGTTTCTTGGAAACTCCTTACCGCCGCGTTATCGACGGCAAAGTAACCGAGGAAATCGATTACTTGTCTGCTATCGAAGAAGGCCGCTATGTGATTGCACAGGCGAATGCTGATTTGGACAAAGACGGTAATTTGATTGGTGACTTGGTAACTTGTCGTGAAAAAGGCGAAACCATTATGGCAACGCCTGATCGTGTCCAATATATGGACGTGGCAACCGGACAAGTGGTATCTGTAGCGGCATCTCTGATTCCTTTCTTGGAACACGATGATGCGAACCGTGCATTGATGGGTGCCAACATGCAACGTCAGGCCGTACCGTGCCTGCGTCCTGAAAAACCGATGGTTGGTACCGGTATCGAACGTTCTGTTGCTGTTGACTCTGCTACTGCAATCGTTGCCCGTCGTGGCGGTGTAGTTGAGTATGTCGATGCCAACCGTGTTGTGATTCGTGTTCATGACGATGAAGCGACTGCCGGTGAAGTGGGTGTCGATATTTACAACTTGGTTAAATTCACTCGTTCTAACCAATCTACCAATATCAACCAACGTCCTGCCGTCAAAGCCGGCGACGTTTTGCAACGCGGCGATTTGATTGCTGACGGTGCATCCACTGATTTGGGCGAATTGGCTTTGGGTCAAAATATGACTATCGCCTTCATGCCGTGGAACGGTTATAACTATGAAGACTCGATTCTGATTTCCGAAAAAGTAGCTGCAGACGACCGCTATACTTCGATTCACATTGAGGAATTGAATGTCGTTGCCCGCGATACCAAGCTGGGTGCGGAAGATATCACCCGCGATATTCCGAACTTGTCCGAACGTATGCAAAACCGTTTGGATGAATCCGGTATCGTTTATATCGGTGCGGAAGTGGAAGCCGGCGATGTGTTGGTTGGTAAAGTAACGCCTAAAGGCGAAACCCAACTGACTCCGGAAGAAAAACTGTTGCGCGCCATCTTCGGCGAAAAAGCATCCGACGTAAAAGACACCTCTTTGCGTATGCCTACCGGTATGAGCGGTACGGTTATCGACGTTCAAGTCTTTACCCGCGAAGGTATCCAACGCGATAAACGTGCCCAATCCATTATCGATTCCGAGCTGAAACGTTACCGTCAAGACTTGGGCGACCAGTTGCGTATTTTTGATAACGACGCATTCGACCGTATTGAGCGTATGATCGTCGGCCAAAAAGCCAACGGCGGTCCGATGAAGCTGGCTAAAGGCAGTGAAATCACTACCGAATATCTGGCGGGTTTGCCTAGCAAACACGATTGGTTCGATATCCGTTTGGCTGATGAAGATTTGGCCAAACAATTAGAACTGATTAAATTGAGTCTGCAACAAAAACGCGAAGAAGCGGACGAATTGTACGAAATCAAGAAGAAAAAACTGACCCAAGGCGACGAATTGCAGCCTGGCGTACAAAAAATGGTGAAAGTCTTTATCGCCATCAAACGCCGTCTGCAAGCCGGTGACAAAATGGCGGGCCGCCACGGTAACAAAGGTGTGGTATCACGCATTCTGCCGGTGGAAGACATGCCTTACATGGCGGACGGTCGTCCTGTGGACATCGTACTGAACCCGTTGGGCGTACCTTCTCGTATGAACATCGGTCAGATTTTGGAAGTTCACTTGGGTTGGGCGGCAAAAGGTATCGGCGAGCGTATCGACCGTATGCTGAAAGAGCAACGCAAAGCCAGCGAGCTGCGCGAGTTCTTGAACAAACTCTACAATGGCAGCGGTAAGAAAGAAGATTTGGATGCCCTGACTGATGAAGAAATCATCGAACTGGCTTCCAATCTGCGTAAAGGTGCATCTTTCGCATCGCCGGTATTTGATGGTGCGAAAGAATCTGAAATCCGCGAAATGCTAAATTTGGCTTATCCGAGCGATGATCCTGAAGTCGAAAAACTGGGCTTTAACGACAGCAAAACCCAAATCACACTGTATGACGGACGCTCTGGCGAACCGTTTGACCGCAAGGTAACAGTAGGTGTGATGCACTATCTGAAACTGCACCACTTGGTTGACGAAAAAATGCACGCGCGTTCTACCGGTCCGTACAGTCTGGTTACTCAGCAGCCTCTGGGCGGTAAAGCTCAGTTCGGTGGCCAACGTTTCGGTGAGATGGAGGTTTGGGCGCTGGAAGCATACGGTGCAGCCTACACACTGCAAGAGATGCTGACCGTGAAGTCCGACGACGTAACAGGCCGTACCAAAATGTACGAGAACATCGTCAAAGGCGAGCACAAAATCGATGCCGGTATGCCTGAGTCCTTCAACGTATTGGTTAAAGAGATTCGCTCACTGGGCTTGGATATCGATTTGGAACGTTACTAA
- the rplL gene encoding 50S ribosomal protein L7/L12: MAITKEDILEAVGSLTVMELNDLVKAFEEKFGVSAAAVAVAGPAGAGAAAAEEKTEFDVVLASAGDQKVGVIKVVRAITGLGLKEAKDIVDGAPKTLKEGVSKAEAEDIQKQLEEAGAKVEIK; this comes from the coding sequence ATGGCTATTACTAAAGAAGACATTTTGGAAGCAGTTGGTTCTTTGACCGTAATGGAATTGAACGACTTGGTTAAAGCTTTTGAAGAAAAATTCGGTGTTTCTGCTGCTGCTGTTGCAGTTGCAGGTCCTGCTGGTGCTGGTGCTGCTGCCGCTGAAGAAAAAACTGAATTTGACGTAGTATTGGCTTCTGCCGGTGACCAAAAAGTTGGCGTGATTAAAGTAGTCCGCGCAATTACTGGTCTGGGTCTGAAAGAAGCTAAAGACATCGTTGATGGCGCGCCTAAAACTCTTAAAGAAGGTGTTTCTAAAGCTGAAGCTGAAGACATCCAAAAACAATTGGAAGAAGCCGGCGCTAAAGTCGAAATCAAATAA
- the rplJ gene encoding 50S ribosomal protein L10 codes for MSLNIETKKVAVEEISAAIANAQTLVVAEYRGISVSSMTELRANARKEGVYLRVLKNTLARRAVEGTSFAALADQMVGPLVYAASEDAVAAAKVLHQFAKKDDKIVVKAGSYNGEVMNAAQVAELASIPSREELLSKLLFVMQAPVSGFARGLAALAEKKAGEEAA; via the coding sequence TTGAGTCTCAATATTGAAACCAAGAAAGTAGCCGTAGAGGAAATCAGCGCAGCAATTGCTAACGCTCAGACTCTCGTGGTTGCTGAATATCGCGGTATCAGTGTTTCCAGTATGACTGAGCTTCGTGCAAATGCGCGTAAAGAAGGCGTTTACTTGCGCGTTCTGAAAAACACATTGGCTCGTCGTGCAGTAGAGGGTACTTCATTCGCAGCTTTGGCTGATCAAATGGTTGGTCCATTGGTTTATGCTGCTTCTGAAGATGCTGTTGCTGCTGCTAAAGTGTTGCACCAATTCGCGAAAAAAGATGACAAGATTGTAGTTAAAGCCGGTTCTTACAATGGTGAAGTAATGAATGCTGCTCAGGTTGCTGAGTTGGCTTCTATTCCGAGCCGCGAAGAGCTGTTGTCCAAACTGTTGTTCGTTATGCAAGCTCCTGTATCAGGCTTTGCACGCGGTTTGGCTGCTTTGGCAGAGAAAAAAGCAGGCGAAGAAGCCGCTTAA
- the rplA gene encoding 50S ribosomal protein L1, with protein MAKVSKRLKALRSSVEANKLYAIDEAIALVKKAATAKFDESVDVSFNLGVDPRKSDQVIRGSVVLPKGTGKTTRVAVFTQGANADAAKEAGADVVGFEDLAAEIKAGNLNFDVVIASPDAMRIVGQLGTILGPRGLMPNPKVGTVTPNVAEAVKNAKAGQVQYRTDKAGIVHATIGRASFAEADLKENFDALLDAIVKAKPAAAKGQYLKKVAVSSTMGLGVRVDTSSVNN; from the coding sequence ATGGCTAAAGTATCTAAACGCTTGAAAGCTTTGCGCTCTTCTGTTGAAGCCAATAAATTATATGCAATTGATGAAGCAATTGCTTTGGTAAAAAAAGCAGCGACTGCTAAATTTGACGAGTCTGTTGACGTATCTTTCAACTTGGGTGTTGATCCGCGTAAATCTGACCAAGTTATCCGTGGTTCAGTTGTTCTGCCTAAAGGTACCGGTAAAACAACCCGCGTAGCAGTATTCACTCAAGGTGCAAATGCTGATGCAGCTAAAGAAGCTGGTGCTGATGTTGTCGGCTTTGAAGATTTGGCTGCTGAAATCAAAGCAGGTAATCTGAACTTTGACGTTGTTATTGCATCTCCTGATGCAATGCGTATCGTTGGTCAGTTGGGTACTATCTTGGGTCCGCGTGGCTTGATGCCAAACCCTAAAGTGGGTACTGTTACTCCTAATGTGGCTGAAGCAGTTAAAAATGCAAAAGCAGGTCAAGTGCAATATCGTACAGACAAAGCTGGTATCGTTCATGCAACTATCGGTCGTGCTTCGTTCGCTGAAGCTGATTTGAAAGAGAACTTTGATGCGTTGCTGGACGCTATCGTTAAAGCCAAACCCGCTGCTGCTAAAGGTCAGTACCTGAAAAAAGTTGCTGTATCCAGCACTATGGGTTTAGGTGTTCGCGTTGATACATCAAGCGTGAATAACTAA
- the rplK gene encoding 50S ribosomal protein L11: protein MAKKIIGYIKLQIPAGKANPSPPVGPALGQRGLNIMEFCKAFNAATQGMEPGLPIPVVITAFADKSFTFVMKTPPASILLKKAAGLQKGSSNPLTNKVGKLTRAQLEEIAKTKEPDLTAADLDAAVRTIAGSARSMGLDVEGVV, encoded by the coding sequence GTGGCAAAGAAAATTATCGGCTATATCAAACTGCAAATTCCTGCAGGTAAAGCCAATCCATCTCCCCCAGTTGGTCCTGCTTTGGGTCAACGTGGTCTGAATATTATGGAATTCTGTAAAGCATTTAATGCTGCAACTCAAGGCATGGAGCCTGGTTTGCCGATTCCTGTTGTGATTACTGCATTTGCGGATAAGTCATTCACTTTTGTGATGAAAACTCCCCCGGCCTCTATTCTGTTGAAAAAAGCCGCTGGTCTGCAAAAAGGTAGTTCTAATCCTCTGACAAATAAAGTGGGTAAATTGACCCGTGCTCAGTTGGAAGAAATTGCTAAAACTAAAGAACCTGATTTGACTGCTGCTGATTTGGATGCCGCTGTTCGCACTATTGCTGGTTCTGCTCGTTCAATGGGTTTGGATGTGGAGGGTGTTGTATAA
- the secE gene encoding preprotein translocase subunit SecE has product MTEHTSEHKAEKSGQLVTSGNHSTPPKREGLLSYFKNSWSEFKKVVWPTRDDAVKMTIFVVIFVAILAVFIYAADSAISWLFFDVLLKRG; this is encoded by the coding sequence ATGACTGAACATACATCTGAACATAAAGCAGAAAAGTCGGGTCAGCTTGTAACATCCGGCAATCATTCTACGCCGCCTAAGCGAGAAGGGCTGCTTTCCTATTTTAAAAACTCATGGTCTGAGTTTAAAAAAGTTGTTTGGCCTACGCGGGATGATGCAGTTAAGATGACGATCTTCGTCGTTATATTTGTAGCAATCTTGGCAGTATTTATTTACGCGGCAGACAGTGCTATTTCTTGGCTGTTTTTTGATGTGTTGTTGAAGAGGGGGTAA
- the nusG gene encoding transcription termination/antitermination protein NusG, translating into MSKRWYVVQAYSGFEKNVQKTLKERIAREGMEGYFGQILVPVEEVVDIKNGRKTISERKFYPGYVLVEMEMTDDSWHLVKSTPRVSGFIGGTANKPTPISQREADAILQQVRSGVEKPKPKVEFEVGQQVRVNEGPFADFNGIVDEVNYERNKLRVSVQIFGRETPVELEFGQVEKI; encoded by the coding sequence ATGTCAAAACGTTGGTATGTTGTGCAGGCTTATTCCGGCTTTGAGAAAAATGTCCAGAAGACCCTAAAAGAGCGTATCGCTCGCGAAGGCATGGAAGGTTATTTCGGTCAGATTCTTGTTCCGGTTGAAGAAGTGGTCGATATTAAAAATGGTCGTAAAACCATTAGCGAGCGTAAGTTCTATCCGGGCTATGTTTTGGTCGAAATGGAAATGACCGATGATTCATGGCATTTGGTGAAAAGTACCCCTCGAGTTTCAGGCTTTATTGGTGGTACGGCAAATAAGCCTACTCCGATTTCTCAAAGAGAGGCTGATGCGATCTTGCAACAGGTTCGTTCTGGGGTTGAGAAGCCTAAACCTAAAGTTGAATTTGAAGTGGGGCAGCAAGTTCGTGTAAACGAAGGGCCTTTTGCTGACTTCAACGGTATTGTGGATGAAGTGAATTATGAGCGTAATAAATTGAGGGTTTCTGTTCAGATTTTTGGTCGTGAAACTCCGGTTGAGTTAGAGTTTGGGCAAGTGGAAAAGATTTAA